The genomic segment GCTGACCGATTCTTCATTGGTCTTGCCGATCAGCGGGATGCGGTCGATGGCCGGAAACTTTGCCTTGTACTGGGCGTAGGTCTGCGGATCGAGATAGCGGAAGTCGCCCTGCCAGCCGGCAATGCGTGCCAGCGGCTGCTTGCCTTCCAGCAGCGCAAACGCATAGAACAGCCGGCCTTCACCAAGCAGGATGCGCTCGACTTTGGCCGGCACCTCGACCCGACGGCCGGCGATGTCGGTCACGACTGCCGCCTGCGCCGCCATGCCCATCCACCCCATGACCAGTCCCAGCGCCAGCTTGCGACCGGCGGCGAACCACCCTCCTCCAACTTCAGACATGCCTTTTCCTTGCAACAAACTAATGAATCTCCGGTCCGCCGGCCAGCAACGGTCGGCGGCAATCTGTCACGGCGCCGGTTGCCAGACCGGCGACAGCAGCGTCGTGCTGCGCGTGACCAGTTCGACGTGCGAGCCGATCACGTCCTGCAGCCGCGTCAGCCCGGCGTCGTCGCCGGCCTCGCAGTGCAGCTCCATCGCGTCTGCGGTGGCCGCCAGCCGGCAGACACCGAACGGAAAGCGGATTTCGCCGTGCCGCTCGTCGAACTCGACCGGGATCTTGCGGGCGAAGTGCTTGCACAGCTTGAACAGATGCCGGCTTGCATCCGGCGTGGTCAGAATGGCGGTCGATGTGCGCACGGAAACCTCTCTTTCAATGGAAAACGGCAACGCCGAAAGGGCACGGGGCCCTTTCGTTCGTCACTGCCCGGCGCATTCAGCCCGGGTCAGAAATGGGCATTCAGCTTCACCCAGTAACGGCGACCCTCGTCGACCATCCAGTTGCCGTCCAGGCCCTGGTTGCGGCCGCGCGGGTCGATGTCGACAATCTTGTCGGTCAGGTTCAGCACGGCGGCGGTCACGGTGAAGGTCTTGTTGATCACGTACGAACCGCCAAGGTCGAAGGTGGTCGATGCCGGACGCTCGCGCACGCCGGTGGCGCCGTTGCGGAAGGCCGCCCAGTACTGTTTGCCGTAGTAGCTGGCGCGGGCATAGGCCGACACCTTGTCGGTCGGGGTCCAGTCGAGCTGCAGATTGGCCATGTCGCGCGGCGTCTTGTCCAGCGGGCGGCCGTCGAGCGAGCTGCCGTTGTAGGCCGGCTCGCCGCCGCCCTCGCGCTTCGAGTCGGTGTAGGTGTAGTTGCCGGACAGCTTCCACTGCTTGTTCAACTGCTGCGAGGCACTGAGCTCGACCCCGCGGATATTGACCTTGGCGATGTTGTCGTACACGTAGATGCTGCGGCCGCTGGCGCGCGGATCGGGCACGCCGGTGTCATAGCTGACCACCTTGTTCCGGAAATCGTTGTTGAACACGGTGAAGCTGGCACTGCTGCCGTCGGCGTCGTAGCGGATACCGATTTCCTCGGTCGTGCTTTCTTCCGGATCAAGGTCCGGGTTCCCGCACAGGGTGCCCTGCTTCTGGCTGCCGCCGCCGCTGGTCATGCAGTAGCCGGCCGTCGACTGGCGCAGGGTCGGCGCCTTGAAGCCCTTGGCCACGCCACCGCGCAGCGTGACTGCCGGCGTCAGCGCATAGACCGCATACAGGCGCGGCGTCACGTGCGAGCCGTAGCGTTCGTCATGGTCGAGCCGCGCGCCGGCAGTCAGCGTCAGGGCGTCGGTGGCATGGAA from the Microvirgula aerodenitrificans DSM 15089 genome contains:
- a CDS encoding DUF2218 domain-containing protein — translated: MRTSTAILTTPDASRHLFKLCKHFARKIPVEFDERHGEIRFPFGVCRLAATADAMELHCEAGDDAGLTRLQDVIGSHVELVTRSTTLLSPVWQPAP